From Haloglomus litoreum, the proteins below share one genomic window:
- a CDS encoding N-6 DNA methylase, which yields MSRQLSPPDGIEEIEGEIRDVGSEIYEYLQFPDDRTASVNDWMADFGVTGAGNPDRLMCNLAAFNRLLKSTLYQIYQEESEALEPLAETDDIYAELIQAGAETDDEAFSENPLDTLVKGIDAELFAPLLDTRKHVRGLEMPTDAIGELFENLVPPEIRRERGQFRTPRHVGEFMAAWAVTAGDDEVLDPGIGAGVLTACMYDEKQAAPEPSKVTEMWGVDVNALAIVMASAGLKLENGDGSPNFHHSDYMDTFVDGSSTRLDQRNPKRIPEVDAIVANPPYSRSHALDEGRGRYNRILDAEAGVSITGQSPLFAYFFAHSEQFLGQGGRMAFITPSRFFDTVYGETLRAFLLDRFAIQAFVFLDLDTPVFGAADVMPCITLLEKRAIGDDHDTAFIKVDEWPAVETLLAAVDGAMTGETEFGLVNRAAQHELLVENDWRNYVNPEEVDSIPGLTPFRQVADIKRGIATGKNDYFCLTQSEVEEWNLDRSHLARLIRRTSGFKQLEFTDDHWESRREGGDEVWLLYCYDDDEKLRNVEDEALQSYLDHGREIGADKSYLADNRDPWYAVDWRATPDIVATYMSKDGFRFIRNGADIRTLNNLHNITLDGFDDTEVEALLAYLNSSVADEITKRSGRTYARGLHKIEPNELKDVPIIDTRELPRDEAKRLAAAYSDLCEGLDSGQDVEDVSSRLDDTVRDILGLE from the coding sequence ATGAGCCGTCAGCTGTCACCTCCGGACGGAATAGAGGAGATAGAGGGTGAAATAAGGGATGTCGGGAGTGAAATCTACGAATACCTCCAGTTTCCCGACGACCGGACAGCGTCAGTGAACGACTGGATGGCCGACTTCGGTGTCACTGGGGCCGGAAATCCGGACCGACTCATGTGCAATCTCGCGGCCTTCAACCGGTTGCTGAAGTCTACGCTCTATCAGATTTATCAGGAGGAATCGGAAGCACTGGAGCCGCTCGCTGAGACCGACGATATCTACGCAGAATTGATTCAGGCCGGGGCAGAGACCGATGACGAAGCATTCAGCGAGAACCCGCTCGATACCCTTGTCAAGGGAATCGACGCGGAGTTGTTCGCCCCTCTGTTGGATACCCGAAAGCACGTTCGTGGCCTCGAAATGCCCACAGATGCAATCGGCGAGCTATTCGAAAACCTCGTTCCGCCCGAAATTCGCCGGGAACGAGGGCAGTTCCGTACCCCCCGGCACGTGGGCGAATTCATGGCCGCCTGGGCCGTGACTGCTGGCGATGATGAGGTGCTCGATCCGGGCATCGGCGCTGGCGTGTTGACTGCCTGCATGTACGACGAGAAGCAGGCAGCCCCGGAGCCCAGCAAGGTAACTGAGATGTGGGGCGTGGATGTAAACGCTTTAGCGATCGTCATGGCCTCTGCAGGGTTGAAGCTCGAGAATGGGGATGGGTCGCCGAACTTTCATCACTCGGACTATATGGATACCTTCGTCGATGGCTCGTCGACGCGTCTCGACCAGCGGAACCCGAAACGGATTCCCGAAGTAGATGCGATTGTCGCCAATCCGCCGTACTCTCGGAGCCACGCTCTTGACGAGGGCCGCGGCCGGTACAATAGAATCCTCGATGCAGAGGCAGGGGTCTCCATCACTGGCCAGTCGCCGCTGTTCGCGTACTTTTTCGCCCATTCCGAGCAGTTCCTTGGGCAAGGGGGGCGGATGGCATTCATCACTCCGTCCCGGTTCTTCGATACCGTTTATGGAGAGACCCTCCGAGCGTTTCTGCTCGACCGTTTTGCGATTCAGGCGTTCGTCTTCCTCGATTTGGACACGCCGGTGTTTGGGGCTGCAGACGTCATGCCCTGCATCACTCTACTCGAAAAGCGGGCGATTGGTGATGACCACGATACAGCGTTCATCAAGGTAGACGAATGGCCCGCCGTCGAGACGCTCCTTGCCGCCGTCGACGGCGCGATGACGGGGGAGACCGAGTTCGGCCTGGTGAATCGAGCTGCCCAGCATGAACTGTTAGTTGAAAACGACTGGCGGAACTACGTCAACCCGGAGGAGGTGGATTCAATTCCGGGACTGACCCCCTTCCGTCAGGTGGCGGATATCAAACGCGGTATCGCGACTGGAAAGAACGACTACTTTTGTTTGACTCAGAGCGAGGTTGAAGAGTGGAACCTCGACCGGTCTCACCTCGCGAGGCTCATCCGCCGGACGAGTGGGTTCAAACAGCTGGAGTTCACCGACGATCACTGGGAGTCGCGGAGAGAGGGTGGTGACGAAGTGTGGCTGCTCTACTGCTATGATGACGATGAGAAGCTCAGAAACGTTGAGGACGAAGCGTTACAGTCGTATCTCGACCACGGACGTGAGATTGGGGCTGACAAAAGTTACTTAGCTGACAACCGTGACCCCTGGTACGCGGTTGATTGGCGGGCAACCCCGGACATCGTGGCCACGTACATGAGCAAGGATGGATTTCGGTTCATCCGAAATGGGGCTGATATCCGGACCCTGAACAACCTCCACAATATCACACTCGATGGGTTCGACGATACGGAGGTAGAGGCGTTGTTGGCATACTTGAACAGCAGCGTCGCCGATGAAATCACGAAGCGGAGTGGACGGACGTACGCCCGTGGGCTACATAAAATCGAACCAAACGAGCTCAAGGACGTCCCCATAATCGACACAAGGGAATTGCCGAGGGACGAAGCCAAACGGCTGGCAGCAGCATATTCCGACCTTTGTGAGGGACTTGATAGTGGACAGGACGTCGAAGATGTTTCCTCGAGGCTAGACGATACCGTTCGAGACATACTCGGCCTCGAATAG
- a CDS encoding HNH endonuclease, with product MPPQATKDWLALLEQQARERGVYIDTDLDGRIFHFQLGEDPGVIGKVRYSEGKSREYENEQGQKHIWHRYNREVEKIEQGSERAVVNITLDVWDKHEFDPDEHHFIFLTQHLIEEETYSKGDQKIWIEGDGQYSGPLAKYVDDWDAVFQYATEPDTVPQPTATDSGTQPADRGGASEDTSGTLSESRRTQVHVSAEFRRAVFERFEHRCPLSGIEHADLLTVSHILGRADHQQLAEDIENVVLLDWTHHMAFDAGLWTFDESGRIWLNPEFETTSESLQLSLTGRHGEKVEELSLVADEHIEQHNAALDWWPPR from the coding sequence ATGCCACCGCAAGCGACGAAGGACTGGCTGGCACTTTTGGAGCAACAAGCCCGAGAGCGAGGGGTCTACATCGATACGGATCTCGACGGCCGCATCTTCCACTTCCAGCTCGGGGAGGACCCCGGCGTCATCGGGAAGGTCCGGTACTCCGAAGGCAAAAGTCGCGAGTACGAAAACGAACAGGGCCAGAAGCACATCTGGCATCGCTACAACCGCGAAGTCGAGAAAATCGAGCAGGGCTCCGAGCGAGCGGTCGTCAACATCACGCTCGACGTCTGGGACAAACACGAGTTCGACCCCGACGAGCACCATTTCATCTTCCTCACCCAACACCTGATCGAGGAGGAGACCTACTCCAAAGGCGACCAGAAGATCTGGATCGAAGGCGACGGCCAGTACTCGGGGCCACTCGCCAAATACGTCGATGATTGGGACGCAGTGTTCCAGTATGCGACGGAACCAGATACCGTCCCGCAACCAACGGCCACTGACTCCGGGACACAGCCGGCAGACCGAGGCGGAGCGAGTGAGGACACGTCCGGGACGCTCTCGGAATCGCGCCGGACGCAGGTGCACGTGAGCGCCGAGTTCAGACGGGCCGTCTTCGAACGGTTCGAGCACCGCTGCCCGCTCTCTGGCATCGAACACGCGGACCTGCTTACCGTCTCGCATATCCTCGGCCGGGCCGACCACCAGCAGCTGGCCGAAGATATCGAGAACGTCGTCCTGCTGGACTGGACCCATCACATGGCCTTCGACGCCGGGCTCTGGACCTTCGATGAATCCGGACGGATATGGCTCAACCCGGAGTTCGAGACTACGAGTGAGTCACTCCAACTCTCGTTGACCGGCCGACACGGGGAGAAAGTAGAGGAGCTGTCCCTGGTGGCTGATGAACATATCGAGCAGCACAACGCGGCACTGGATTGGTGGCCACCGCGGTAG
- a CDS encoding restriction endonuclease: protein MASGPVNEDIVGEGAGQIEVVDKVIFYLLFATPGASLRHPSDAVSDKNRVVSKHLFTTTERSKYAVAIAVLSLAIWTALSIAIPIDWPVPSFGTQLAASAGLFVVASSIACVIGIDGGHSNLSFIDSSDRPDMFDQIATFIVSAPLLFRNAAGGFVVGASISVILFPIGLEQFASGIVLISIISATLFGACWVLPFTFISGEVDKLDEWYSVFERYEKLHEDAQTLEQQFDGDITIETAEFNPRQFENFDGARRVVTRFETLVDAYDRLLELRTQRAEMSSSGDSNLATTLIESYVQSYDDAESATESVDALEAWLDSLDSYASTYQDAQRTASETGFSEHFAEAVTSPDAISELSSPEEVQAEGQRASEWVHLYREYARVAALLASNTDAPRGRELTAIDGIGEQRAEALSEVGITDGSDLSTVALSTLVDVGDIGEITASKLQARAKGTIHSIHIEDLPGVGSETARALRSTGFHTLESIAESSEAELAEVPGIGSAKASHLKATVEFVLGDGVPESHRQRVTEQYRPSTTNLQRAKSGLGQLRAWVQAHERYFDLRLKAYQSGSKLPSPAGQTVPFSVADAAPWTCTTVGDAQAALDELDTVITSLGQYQTARNRLEAVSAESSDGAASEILQAVETQLWTAELPDELPAISARLATAERHLDLGREVINAMEQYPDYPFDSLVEALISSVESESRAEDSVAELRTLVESSVQVLEYLQTVDPTHPAIEAEQWQRTIRTALEERFPDSVIPVQKQVQRLKSSRWTRTQLNDLDWAEFEVIIAALFDARGYETEVTAGTKDLGVDVWAEAGDERIAIQAKHFTDGNTVGRETLQKLSSTLAKGDADRAIVVTSSSFASTAEQYAADFPQGLELMDGDDLLRALSESGVPPPV from the coding sequence ATGGCATCGGGGCCGGTGAACGAGGATATCGTTGGAGAGGGGGCTGGCCAGATTGAGGTTGTGGACAAGGTGATATTTTATCTGCTATTCGCGACGCCCGGGGCCTCACTGAGGCACCCAAGCGACGCCGTTTCAGATAAAAATCGGGTTGTAAGTAAGCATCTGTTCACAACTACAGAGCGGTCTAAATATGCAGTAGCCATCGCAGTGTTATCTCTGGCGATATGGACGGCGCTATCGATAGCGATACCCATTGACTGGCCAGTACCCTCATTTGGAACTCAACTTGCCGCCTCAGCCGGATTGTTCGTCGTCGCAAGTTCTATTGCATGCGTAATAGGAATAGATGGGGGCCATTCCAACCTCTCGTTCATCGACAGTTCTGATCGCCCCGACATGTTTGACCAGATTGCGACATTTATTGTTTCAGCACCGCTCTTGTTTAGAAATGCTGCGGGTGGATTTGTTGTGGGTGCATCGATCTCTGTTATTCTTTTCCCTATCGGTCTGGAACAATTTGCCAGTGGAATTGTACTCATCTCGATTATTTCGGCCACGCTGTTTGGCGCGTGTTGGGTTCTCCCGTTTACATTCATATCTGGGGAGGTAGACAAACTCGATGAGTGGTATTCTGTTTTTGAGCGGTACGAGAAACTACACGAAGACGCTCAAACACTGGAGCAGCAGTTTGATGGAGACATCACCATTGAGACAGCCGAGTTCAATCCGCGACAGTTCGAGAACTTCGATGGTGCCCGTCGGGTGGTCACACGATTTGAAACCCTCGTCGATGCGTATGACCGGCTTCTGGAGCTCCGAACACAGCGAGCAGAGATGTCTTCGTCTGGTGATTCAAATCTCGCTACGACCCTCATTGAGAGCTACGTACAGTCGTATGATGATGCCGAGAGCGCCACCGAAAGTGTCGATGCACTCGAGGCATGGCTAGACTCGCTCGACAGCTACGCGAGCACATATCAGGATGCCCAGCGCACGGCCTCGGAAACCGGCTTCTCGGAGCATTTCGCTGAAGCGGTTACGTCGCCAGACGCGATTTCAGAGCTGTCATCGCCCGAGGAGGTGCAAGCAGAAGGACAACGCGCCAGCGAGTGGGTCCACCTCTATCGTGAGTATGCACGGGTAGCAGCGCTGCTCGCTTCAAACACCGACGCCCCGAGGGGGCGTGAGCTGACCGCAATCGATGGGATTGGAGAGCAGCGTGCTGAAGCGCTGTCCGAAGTGGGGATTACGGATGGCAGTGACCTCTCTACCGTTGCTCTCTCGACGCTCGTGGACGTCGGTGATATCGGCGAAATCACCGCCTCAAAACTGCAGGCCCGGGCTAAAGGCACGATACATTCGATCCACATCGAGGACCTTCCAGGCGTCGGCTCAGAGACAGCGCGGGCGTTACGCTCGACTGGCTTCCATACCCTCGAATCGATTGCCGAGAGTTCCGAAGCCGAACTGGCAGAGGTCCCTGGAATCGGCTCGGCCAAAGCGTCGCATCTGAAAGCGACCGTCGAGTTCGTTCTGGGAGACGGTGTTCCCGAGTCGCATCGGCAACGGGTGACCGAGCAATATCGTCCCTCGACGACCAATCTCCAGCGGGCCAAATCAGGCCTCGGCCAACTGCGGGCATGGGTTCAGGCGCACGAACGGTATTTTGACCTCCGGCTCAAGGCCTACCAGAGTGGCTCGAAGCTTCCCAGCCCGGCGGGGCAGACGGTCCCGTTCTCAGTGGCTGACGCCGCACCCTGGACCTGCACGACGGTCGGCGACGCACAAGCGGCGCTTGACGAGCTTGACACGGTAATTACGTCACTCGGGCAGTACCAGACCGCGCGGAATCGGCTTGAGGCAGTGAGTGCTGAATCCTCGGACGGGGCGGCATCCGAGATACTGCAGGCAGTGGAGACCCAGCTTTGGACGGCCGAGTTGCCTGACGAGCTCCCCGCGATATCCGCACGTCTGGCGACTGCTGAGCGTCATCTCGACCTCGGCCGCGAGGTGATCAACGCGATGGAGCAGTATCCAGACTACCCGTTCGACAGCCTTGTTGAGGCACTGATTTCGTCGGTCGAATCCGAGTCGCGGGCCGAGGACTCTGTGGCGGAGCTTCGCACCCTCGTTGAGAGCTCGGTGCAGGTCCTCGAGTATCTTCAGACGGTCGACCCCACCCACCCCGCAATTGAGGCCGAGCAGTGGCAGCGGACGATTCGCACGGCGCTCGAGGAGCGGTTCCCGGATTCCGTGATTCCGGTTCAGAAGCAGGTGCAGCGGCTCAAATCCTCCCGCTGGACCCGAACGCAACTCAACGACCTCGATTGGGCTGAGTTCGAGGTGATTATTGCAGCCCTGTTCGACGCCCGTGGATACGAGACCGAAGTGACCGCCGGGACGAAAGACCTCGGCGTCGACGTGTGGGCCGAGGCTGGCGACGAACGGATCGCGATTCAGGCAAAGCACTTCACGGACGGGAATACCGTTGGCCGGGAAACGCTGCAGAAGCTCTCGAGTACGCTCGCGAAAGGCGATGCAGACCGGGCGATCGTGGTGACCAGTTCGTCCTTCGCGTCGACAGCCGAGCAATATGCGGCGGACTTCCCGCAGGGGCTCGAACTGATGGACGGGGATGACCTGCTTCGGGCGCTGAGCGAATCTGGCGTGCCGCCGCCTGTCTAA
- a CDS encoding HNH endonuclease: MPPQATKDWLSLLEQQARERGVYIDTDIDGRIFHFQLGEDPGVIGKVRYSEAKSREYENEQGQKHIWHRYNREVEAIEQGAERAVVNITLDVWDKHEFDPDEHHFIFLTQQLIEEETYSKGDQKIWIEGEGQYSGPLGKYVDDWDAVFQYATEPDTVPQPTATDSETQPADQGGVREDTSGTLSESRRTQVHVSTEFRRAVFERFEHRCPLSGIEHADLLTVSHILGRADHQQLAEDIENVVLLDWTHHMAFDAGLWTFDESGRIWLNPEFETASESLQRSLTGRHGEKVEELSLVADEHIEQHNAALDWWPPR; encoded by the coding sequence ATGCCACCGCAAGCGACGAAGGACTGGCTGTCGCTATTGGAACAACAAGCCCGAGAGCGAGGAGTCTACATCGACACCGACATCGACGGACGCATCTTCCACTTCCAGCTCGGGGAGGACCCAGGAGTGATTGGGAAGGTCCGGTACTCTGAGGCAAAGAGCCGCGAGTACGAGAACGAACAGGGCCAGAAGCACATCTGGCATCGATACAACCGAGAGGTCGAAGCGATCGAGCAGGGCGCTGAACGAGCGGTCGTCAACATCACGCTCGACGTCTGGGACAAGCACGAGTTCGACCCGGACGAGCACCATTTCATCTTCCTCACCCAGCAGCTAATCGAGGAGGAGACCTACTCCAAAGGCGACCAGAAGATCTGGATCGAAGGCGAGGGCCAGTACTCTGGCCCACTCGGCAAATACGTCGATGATTGGGACGCAGTGTTCCAGTATGCGACGGAGCCAGATACCGTCCCGCAACCAACGGCCACTGACTCCGAGACGCAGCCGGCAGACCAGGGCGGAGTGCGCGAGGACACGTCCGGGACGCTCTCGGAATCGCGCCGGACGCAGGTGCACGTGAGCACCGAGTTCAGACGGGCCGTCTTCGAACGGTTCGAGCACCGCTGCCCGCTGTCTGGAATCGAACACGCGGACCTGCTCACGGTCTCGCATATCCTCGGTCGGGCCGACCATCAGCAGCTGGCCGAAGATATCGAGAACGTTGTCCTGCTGGACTGGACCCATCACATGGCCTTCGACGCCGGCCTTTGGACCTTCGATGAATCCGGACGCATCTGGCTCAACCCAGAGTTTGAGACGGCGAGTGAGTCACTCCAGCGCTCCTTGACCGGGCGACACGGGGAGAAAGTAGAGGAGCTGTCCCTGGTGGCTGATGAACATATCGAGCAGCACAACGCGGCACTGGACTGGTGGCCGCCGCGGTAG
- a CDS encoding helix-turn-helix domain-containing protein, with protein MTRGPEPEITDIDILRHFVVSPDPAFVASEIAEELDVTTEGARHQMNNLVDRGLLSRKKPGQRTVIYWVTSAGREYYAENVS; from the coding sequence GTGACAAGGGGACCAGAACCAGAGATCACGGATATCGATATTCTCCGGCACTTCGTCGTGTCCCCGGATCCTGCATTCGTCGCCTCAGAGATTGCTGAAGAGCTAGATGTTACGACTGAAGGCGCACGCCACCAGATGAATAATCTGGTCGACAGAGGGCTTCTATCGAGAAAGAAGCCCGGACAGCGGACTGTGATTTACTGGGTCACCTCTGCTGGGAGAGAGTATTACGCCGAAAACGTATCCTGA
- a CDS encoding J domain-containing protein: MGDTTQSSLEWPPGFERTPPADREPYPHGFRVSRAEAFDGILAELELMGAVNIRIETAAPHTQAHPHRPYADRDPADPGVVVYCDLDGQGVAFPCDRWDNLRDNARAIAKYLDAKRALDRYGVQTVGSEFETQALPGPDEAVATGPPPHEVLGVAPDAPAAVIEAAARAKKKETHPDNGGSTEAFQRIVSAEEQLLEDSQP; encoded by the coding sequence ATGGGGGACACCACCCAGTCCAGCCTGGAGTGGCCGCCGGGATTCGAACGCACGCCGCCCGCCGACCGCGAGCCGTACCCCCACGGGTTCCGAGTCTCCCGGGCCGAGGCGTTCGACGGAATCCTCGCCGAGCTCGAGCTGATGGGCGCGGTCAACATCCGCATCGAGACCGCCGCGCCACACACCCAGGCGCACCCCCACCGGCCGTACGCCGACCGGGACCCCGCGGACCCCGGCGTCGTGGTCTACTGTGACCTGGACGGCCAGGGCGTCGCGTTCCCGTGTGACCGGTGGGACAACCTCCGGGATAACGCCCGGGCCATCGCGAAGTACCTCGACGCGAAACGCGCGCTGGACCGGTACGGCGTCCAGACGGTGGGTTCGGAATTCGAGACCCAGGCCCTGCCCGGGCCCGACGAGGCGGTCGCCACGGGCCCGCCGCCCCACGAAGTGCTCGGGGTCGCCCCCGACGCCCCGGCGGCCGTCATCGAGGCGGCCGCCCGCGCGAAGAAGAAAGAAACCCACCCCGACAACGGCGGTTCCACCGAGGCATTCCAGCGTATCGTCAGCGCCGAAGAGCAGCTCCTCGAGGACTCCCAGCCATGA
- a CDS encoding tyrosine-type recombinase/integrase: MADPRETIDVLRDRIETSDDLSDTDREALLAFSDQLFLLKSEYSDYRHEKLLRHCTIMGEEVGDIAAAREDRAQAETIVRWINSTYDNEETNRDYRLALRAFGKRTVGDGEVPDALDWVPSSTSSTYDPAPEPSQMLHWEADIVPMLEACSNPRDRAIIAVAWDAGCRSGEFRDLDVGDVTDHRHGLQITVQGKNGQRTVTLIPSVPYLQQWLTEHPSGAATDPLWSKLSAAEAMSYNNFTKILRRAADRADVNKPVTLTNFRKSSASYLASKGVNQATLEDHHGWSRGSDAASRYIAVFGDAADDALAEAHGLEIEREDETDEKAVTCPRCDKQTPSHEEFCVWCGQATDPGAADTMREREEDLRTAVMRLIRDDPAVLDTVENAQDLLTVLDERPELADDAKRFRDALQEFES; encoded by the coding sequence ATGGCCGATCCTCGGGAGACTATCGACGTGCTCCGCGACCGCATCGAGACCAGCGATGACCTCAGCGATACCGACCGAGAGGCCCTGCTCGCGTTCTCCGACCAGCTGTTCCTGCTCAAGTCCGAGTACTCGGACTATCGCCACGAGAAGCTCCTCCGCCACTGCACCATCATGGGCGAGGAGGTCGGCGACATCGCCGCCGCGCGCGAGGACCGCGCCCAGGCCGAGACCATCGTCCGCTGGATCAACTCCACCTACGACAACGAGGAGACCAACCGGGACTACCGGCTGGCCCTGCGGGCGTTCGGCAAGCGAACGGTCGGTGACGGCGAGGTCCCCGACGCGCTGGATTGGGTTCCCTCGAGCACGAGTTCGACCTACGACCCGGCGCCCGAACCCAGCCAGATGCTCCACTGGGAGGCCGATATCGTCCCGATGCTCGAGGCCTGTTCGAATCCGCGTGACCGGGCCATCATCGCTGTCGCGTGGGACGCCGGCTGCCGGAGTGGGGAGTTTCGCGACCTCGACGTCGGGGACGTGACCGACCACCGGCACGGGCTCCAGATCACCGTGCAGGGCAAGAACGGCCAGCGGACGGTCACGCTCATCCCGTCGGTCCCCTACCTCCAGCAGTGGCTCACCGAACACCCCAGCGGGGCGGCCACGGACCCGCTCTGGTCGAAGCTCTCGGCGGCCGAGGCCATGAGCTACAACAACTTCACGAAGATCCTCCGGCGGGCGGCCGACCGCGCGGACGTCAACAAGCCCGTCACGCTGACGAACTTCCGCAAGAGCAGCGCCTCCTATCTCGCCTCGAAGGGCGTCAACCAGGCCACGCTCGAGGACCATCACGGCTGGTCGCGGGGCAGTGACGCGGCCTCCCGATACATCGCCGTCTTCGGGGATGCCGCCGACGATGCGCTGGCCGAAGCGCATGGCCTCGAAATCGAACGCGAAGACGAGACCGACGAGAAGGCCGTCACCTGCCCGCGCTGTGACAAGCAGACCCCGAGCCACGAGGAGTTCTGTGTCTGGTGTGGGCAGGCGACCGACCCCGGCGCGGCCGATACGATGCGGGAGCGTGAGGAGGATCTCCGAACTGCGGTGATGCGGCTCATCCGCGATGACCCTGCCGTCCTCGATACCGTCGAGAACGCCCAGGACCTCCTGACCGTCCTCGACGAACGCCCCGAGCTCGCCGACGACGCGAAGCGGTTCCGCGACGCGCTGCAGGAGTTCGAGTCCTGA